A segment of the Paracoccus suum genome:
CTGCAAGTTCGATCGACCGGTCGATCTGCGCGCTGACCGCCTCGCCCTGCATGTCCTTTTCCAGCCGGGGTATATCCAGCCCGACCTTGCGCGCAACGCGCAGGACGCTGGCCTGTTCGGCCCGGCCCGACATGCTCAGCAGCCCGCTGTGCATCTGCCAGTACTTGCCCTGCTGTAGCGAGGCGAGCGCGGCGCGGGCGGCAAATTCCGAACCTTCCCCAAACACCGGCCATTCATGCAGCACCACCCGCAGCTTCGGATCGGCGCCGATCAGCTTTTGCATCGTCAGCAGCATCTTGCGGCAGAAGGGGCAGTTGTAGTCGAAAAACTCGGTCAGGGTGATGTCGCCGTCGGGATTGCCGAGGACCGGCGCGCCGGGATCGCGCTCCAGCGCCTTGCGCAGTTCCTCGGGCATGGCATTGGCCCGCTGGGCGGCCGCCGGCAAGGCAGCCGCGCCGCTC
Coding sequences within it:
- a CDS encoding DsbA family protein; this translates as MPTRRHALALIAAASGAAALPAAAQRANAMPEELRKALERDPGAPVLGNPDGDITLTEFFDYNCPFCRKMLLTMQKLIGADPKLRVVLHEWPVFGEGSEFAARAALASLQQGKYWQMHSGLLSMSGRAEQASVLRVARKVGLDIPRLEKDMQGEAVSAQIDRSIELADHMGLVGTPTLICGDEAVFGENSLADLQALVARGRKTLAS